From the genome of Nicotiana tabacum cultivar K326 chromosome 2, ASM71507v2, whole genome shotgun sequence:
TCATTTGGCAAATCAAATGTTATGTGGTGCTTCAGCCATTCCTTATTCGTGACAGATAAGTCATATCCGTTTGAAAATCCATCAGGAAGCTGCAAAATCAGGTATGCACAAATGATCAATGATAATGAAAGAGTTATGaaacaacaaaaaaagagaaaacaaattgGATATAAAGGGGAAGATTAAACTCAATGACTGCAAACTAAATCACAAAAGAAAGTGAACAAAGTAATGAAAGCACACTGAACATTCCATTTATACACTTAAACAAGCACATGTAACAAGTATAAAATTTGAATATGCAGGAATGTTTCAAAGTGCCACTGGAATGTAAACTCCAAATGAGTAAGGGAAGAAGCTCCCAATCATCAACGGTGTGCCAAAACAGGATGGAATGAAACTCCTAACATCAATCGAGTAGGAAGAATACACCAATGACATGAATGTTCCTAGACAAATCATCAGCCAAGGCCTAAGGAACTTTAAGATCTTAATTCGTACTCCATGAGTACGTGTTCTATGTGATTGTGAGTGTGCGTCTATATATTAATATTGATAGATCCATTTTGTAATGACATCGTAAGTGCAATTTAACGGGAGTATTTTTAAGTAGCAACAATGTATGAATAAAAGCTTGCATGTAGGAAAATATGATAATTAGGTAAACTTATTTTGGTAAAATAGGTATAAAGTAATATCATTTATAAATTACCGGTTGTCCATTCAAAGATCCAATTCTCCTTCTTTGAATGATCAAGTCTTTAAGAGTCACGATATTGAAAGAACTCTGCCAAGAAAAGGTAGATGATTAGTCACGAACATGAACATCTCTTCAATAATTTTTCACATTGTCCAACAGAATGGAAGATGTTACCTTTTGTCGAAGCTCAGATGACCGCAGAGCtgactttatttttatcttttcacTCAATTATTTTTAGGAGTTGATGTAGGTTCATGGCGTAGAGTGGATTCTAAAGAAAATTCAGCAAGGAAAAGATTAACTACTGGTTCCTATTGTGAAAAAGACAGTGAGTGTAAACCATAAGAAATGCGGTTGGTAAAGAAAAAGATGCTATTTAGTTAAACAAATTGAATAAAGTGCAAGTCTCACAATTAGCTCTACATTATttccaataaagacataactgaACACTAAAATAATCATGCTGACAAAAGGTTATATAAAAGAATTCTACAGGGCTAGTATaatacctccaaataattttagcAAAATAACCTGTGCGGCAGATGTCATTCACTGAGTCAGTGGCATATGTATAGTAGCAGACACATCTTGATACCAGCTGGTGTGCAAAATTGGAAACTCTATGATCATTAAGAAGAATGATTGTTCCTTAAAGTTCTTCATAGTAAGAAAgaacatttaaaagaaataatttatgTGCCAAATCTTTTTTGTtagtgaaaaatataattttccttggtgtcaTTATCTCCCAGGCACAAGCTCACGTGGAATTGCCAGAATAGTCCACCAAAGTGTAAAGTGCAAAGTGCAAAatgcaaagaagaaaaagaagaaatttaaTAATGATAGAACTTTATAAAGTGTAGATTAGCAGGAGAATTATTTTCCATCTGTCAAAAAAAATTCCACGTGTTCATTTCTTGATGCAACAACTTTATCATCGGCAGTAAATAATACCAATGTAAACAGTCATTTTTTTCCAGGAGGAGGAatcaataagaaaagaaaaaaggatttaGTGGGCGCATGAGTCACTCAGTAAGATAATTTTTAACTGAAGAGAAGTAACATATTACCCATCTTTCTTTTGATAAAACAGTGACTTTTACTGCTTCCACAAACTGTTCAACAGACGGTGAAGGCATACGCATGCGTTCAACACTCATCTTCAAGTGCATTGCATTTTCCTAATGTAGAAACAACAATATATTGCCGTTATATTTTCGATATACCTTTAATCCTTCAAGCAATCCCTATTAATATTTCCAATAGCATTTTTGGTGACTCTGACGAATGAGCTGAATCAGTAACCATTCAAATGAATAACAAAGAAGAAATATATTTAAGAATAAGAAAGGTTTCATGAGATACTATCACAATACAAAAGTGTAAAAACTAACCTGtccataatttaacaatttagcAGATGGGCTCAACTCAATGTTACTGAAATGCTGTAATTCACCCTTAGAAAAGTTTTCACCTTCAGAACATTTCATGACATATATACAATCAGTAGGCGTAAAGCCAAAGCCAAAGCCAATGTTGTCCCAATCAATGTTGGCTAATTCAGATGTTATGTTGCtgttataaaaacaaaattccaaTCAGTTATGTGAAAAACAATAAACAAGTAATGCAAAGGATGTAGAGCTACTTCATACATTGtgtgtaaattaaataattgtatgACCTACAGGGAAACTGCAGTTGACTAAGTCCGCGAGCTCTACCATGAAgttgttttttctctttttaattgaTGCATTCTGATGGTACTTGCATTAGAGGAAGTAATCACTTCCCTTTCTCACTGCAAATAGCATTCCATGATCATTGTCCTTCAGATAATTGATTAATATATTAAAACAAAAGTGCAAAAAGAGTAGAGCAAATTACCATATGATACTAACAGCGATATACCTTCAGATCAACTGATTGTTATCCTACCACATGTCATGATTTTGCAAATCAAATGTTATGTGGTGCTTCAGCCATTCTTTTTTCGTGACAGAAGTTTGATGTCCAAACATCTTCCTGAACACCTCGAGTAGTTTATCAGTTGATATGTCATTAAATGGCATACAATTGTGATTGTCTGATCGCAGAGCATCATAAACAGATTAGTTACTTGCATCAGACAACTTTAATATATCAATGCCACAATTTTTTTCCATTTGAATCAGCAAGCTGGTTTTCCAATTAAATATTTCATCTAATGTCTGGAGTTCTTCCCCATTAAAATTTTTTATTTGCCTAATTCACATTTCAGTTGCATTAACATATAGAAAGATGAAGCACATCCAAAtagactaatagcctgtttggccaagctggagaaatcaCCTTATTTTGAGATgtgcttttttcaaaagtgcttttgaaaaaagtacttttggagaaaagcagtttgtgtttggctaatcaccctgaaaagcacttttgagcaataatttgtgtttggacaagcttttcagaaagtgcttttaagtatcaaattacgaataaggacatgaatatatttacttaatagttaatattataagtaaataaataatctcaaaattttgttattacaggcaataattaaatctttttattttatttaagtacaatatgaaaataaaatttaaaagtacttaattattttaatataagttaaatatattaaaaatcattcaacaaatataaaagcattcacccctaaagtcactatatattagaaagctatcctaaaaatgataagaaatatttataccttaatatcctaagtattaggtttaacgcTTATcttagtatatactatattttgttaagggtgtttttggtaagaagaaaagtcaaaactgcttctgcttctacttttggaaagaagctacttttttctgcttctcagaaactgcttctgcttcttcccaaaagcattttttctcaaaaaacagcttggccaaacacctcaagttaggaaaaaaagtacttttgggaaaagaaaaaaaaaacacgtCTGGCTTCTTGAGAAGCttagccaaacaggctataagatgAATCTCTATCTTGAACTTCTTTTTCTATATGCAGTTAAGGCTCTATACTAACTACACTTGTTCTAGCTTTTTAGTAAATCAAAGAAATAATGTTATTCTACAAAACaaatttcaatttatcaaaaccACCATCCATGACGAATCGACCTGTGGCCACCCATTACTCTAACCTCCATCAATAactatgataaaaattaatttaggCTGCATGTTGTAA
Proteins encoded in this window:
- the LOC142173312 gene encoding branched-chain amino acid aminotransferase 2, chloroplastic-like isoform X2, which codes for MKCSEGENFSKGELQHFSNIELSPSAKLLNYGQENAMHLKMSVERMRMPSPSVEQFVEAVKVTVLSKERWLVSRCVCYYTYATDSVNDICRTGYFAKIIWRVLSIS
- the LOC142173312 gene encoding branched-chain amino acid aminotransferase 2, chloroplastic-like isoform X1; the protein is MKCSEGENFSKGELQHFSNIELSPSAKLLNYGQENAMHLKMSVERMRMPSPSVEQFVEAVKVTVLSKERWLVSRCVCYYTYATDSVNDICRTGYFAKIIWRIHSTP